From the Manihot esculenta cultivar AM560-2 chromosome 3, M.esculenta_v8, whole genome shotgun sequence genome, one window contains:
- the LOC110611990 gene encoding pleiotropic drug resistance protein 1 isoform X1, which translates to MEASDTGRVISSRRTHSFNGWTNNNTMEVFSKSSHHLEDDEEALKWAAVERLPTYLRVRRAILDKKEIDVNKIGFLERRNLLERLVKIAEQDNETFLLKLRDRMERVGLDMPTIEVRFEHLNVEAEAYIGSRSLPTIFNFSINLLEGFLNCLHIFPSRKKPLPILRDVSGIIKPRRMTLLLGPPSSGKTTLLLALAGKLGKDLKFSGRVTYNGHEMGEFVPQRTAAYISQYDLHIAEMTVRETLAFSARCQGVGPRYEMLAELSRREKAANIKPDPDIDVYMKAAALEGQEANVVADYILKILGLEGCADTMVGDEMIRGISGGEKKRVTTGEMLVGPARALFMDDISTGLDSSTTFQIVNSLRQSIHILSGTALVSLLQPAPETYDLFDDIILLSDGQIVYQGPRENVLEFFEHMGFKCPERKGVADFLQEVTSRKDQEQYWALKDLPYSYVSVKEFAEAFQSFHVGRKLGDELATPFDKSKCHPAALTTKKYGISKKELLKACFSRELLLMKRNSFIYIFKMTQLVIMALISVTVFLRTEMHRETLTDGGIYLGALFFAIVTLMFNGFTELALTIMKLPVFYKQRDLLFYPSWAYALPTWILKIPVTFVEVAIWVIITYYVIGFDPNIERFFKQYLILLCTNQMASGLFRLMAALGRNIIVANTVGSFALLVVLVLGGFVISRDNINKWWLWGYWISPLTYVQNAISVNEFLGKNWRHVPFLSTEPLGVGLLKSRGIFLEAHWYWIGVGALIGYILLFNFLYTLALKYLDPFGKPQATLSKEVLAEQNANRTGEFSKSSTSGKSYLERGNESHKSISSRTLSARVDSFNDANQNKKRGIVLPFQPLSIAFNEIKYAVDMPKEMQAQGIPEDRLELLKGISGAFRPGVLTALIGISGAGKTTLMDVLAGRKTDGYIEGSIFISGYPKKQETFARISGYCEQTDIHSPHVTVYESLLYSAWLRLPPEVNSHTRKMFIEEIMELVELTSLREALVGLPGVNGLSTEQRKRLTIAIELVANPSIIFMDEPTSGLDARAAAIVMRTVRNTVDTGRTVVCTIHQPSIDIFDAFDELLLLQRGGEEIYAGPIGRHSCHLIKYFEDIKGVPKIKDGYNPATWMLEITSAAQEAALGINFADVYKNSELYRKSKAFIKELSTPQPGSKELYFLSHYSQPFLTQCMACLWKQHWSYWRNPSYTAVKLLFTTVIALMFGTIFWDLGCKRRRQQDIFNAIGSMYVALIFIGVQNAVSVQPVVAIERTVFYRERAAGMYSALPYAFGQVMIELPYVFIQTIIYGVIVYAMIGFDWTLSKFFWYIFFMYFTFLYFSFYGMMTTAITPDHNIAAVVASAFYALWNLFSGFIIPLPRIPVWWKWYYWSCPLAWTLYGLVASQFGDFKDMLETGEPLDLFLRRYFGFRHDFVRIAAVVTIGISVLFAFIFALAIKSLNFQKR; encoded by the exons atggaagcaagtgatACAGGAAGAGTCATTAGCAGTAGACGAACACACAGTTTCAATGGCTGGACAAATAATAACACCATGGAAGTTTTCTCCAAGTCTTCTCATCATCTTGAAGATGATGAAGAAGCACTCAAATGGGCTGCTGTGGAGAGATTGCCTACGTATTTACGTGTAAGGAGAGCTATACTTGATAAAAAAGAGATCGATGTAAATAAGATTGGGTTCCTAGAGAGAAGGAATCTGTTAGAAAGATTAGTGAAAATTGCAGAGCAAGATAATGAAACGTTCTTGTTAAAGCTCAGAGATCGCATGGAAAG AGTTGGGCTTGATATGCCGACCATTGAAGTAagatttgagcatttaaacGTTGAAGCAGAAGCTTATATTGGAAGCAGATCATTGCCGACGATCTTCAACTTCTCCATTAATTTGTTAGAG GGATTCTTGAATTGTCTCCACATATTTCCAAGCAGAAAGAAGCCATTGCCAATCCTTCGAGATGTCAGTGGAATCATCAAGCCCAGAAG AATGACACTGCTTTTGGGCCCGCCAAGCTCAGGCAAGACGACGTTACTATTGGCCTTGGCTGGAAAACTTGGTAAAGATCTCAAA TTTTCAGGAAGAGTTACGTATAATGGACATGAAATGGGAGAGTTTGTGCCGCAGAGAACAGCAGCTTACATAAGTCAGTATGATCTTCATATAGCAGAAATGACTGTAAGGGAAACTCTGGCTTTCTCTGCAAGATGTCAAGGGGTTGGCCCTCGTTATG AAATGTTAGCAGAATtatcaagaagagaaaaagctgCTAATATCAAACCAGACCCTGATATTGATGTTTACATGAAG GCAGCAGCTCTAGAAGGGCAGGAGGCTAATGTAGTCGCAGATTATATTCTTAAG ATTTTAGGACTGGAAGGATGTGCTGATACAATGGTTGGCGATGAAATGATTCGGGGGATCTCTGGCGGAGAGAAGAAGCGAGTCACAACAG GTGAGATGCTGGTTGGACCAGCAAGAGCGCTTTTCATGGATGATATATCAACTGGTTTGGATAGTTCAACAACTTTTCAAATTGTCAACTCACTCAGGCAATCAATCCACATTCTCAGTGGAACTGCACTTGTCTCTCTTCTCCAGCCAGCACCAGAAACATATGATCTTTTTGATGATATAATTCTCCTGTCTGATGGACAAATTGTGTACCAAGGTCCACGAGAAAATGTGCTTGAGTTCTTTGAACACATGGGATTCAAATGTCCCGAGAGGAAAGGAGTTGCTGACTTCTTGCAAGAA GTAACGTCAAGGAAAGACCAAGAGCAGTACTGGGCGCTTAAAGATTTGCCTTATAGCTATGTTTCTGTGAAGGAATTTGCTGAAGCATTTCAATCATTTCACGTTGGGCGAAAACTAGGTGATGAACTTGCTACACCATTTGATAAGTCTAAATGCCATCCTGCTGCTCTAACAACTAAGAAGTACGGTATCAGCAAGAAGGAGCTCCTGAAAGCATGCTTTTCAAGAGAACTTCTACTCATGAAGAGGAACTCattcatatatattttcaaaatgacCCAA cTTGTTATTATGGCTCTCATATCCGTTACAGTATTTCTGAGAACGGAAATGCACCGCGAAACATTAACAGATGGAGGGATCTATCTTGGTGCTCTTTTCTTCGCAATTGTTACGCTTATGTTCAATGGGTTCACAGAGCTTGCACTGACCATCATGAAACTCCCTGTCTTCTACAAGCAAAGAGATCTCCTATTTTACCCTTCATGGGCATATGCTCTACCCACATGGATTCTCAAAATTCCCGTCACCTTTGTCGAAGTTGCCATATGGGTGatcataacttattatgttaTAGGTTTTGATCCAAATATTGAAAG GTTTTTCAAACAGTATTTGATACTCCTATGTACAAACCAGATGGCATCAGGTCTATTTCGTTTGATGGCAGCACTAGGAAGAAATATAATTGTGGCTAACACAGTTGGATCCTTCGCATTACTTGTAGTATTGGTTTTGGGTGGGTTCGTCATATCACGAG ATAACATCAATAAATGGTGGTTATGGGGTTATTGGATCTCACCTTTGACGTATGTGCAAAATGCTATCTCAGTGAATGAATTTCTTGGGAAGAATTGGAGACAT GTTCCTTTCCTCTCTACAGAGCCATTAGGAGTTGGCTTGTTGAAATCTCGTGGAATTTTCCTTGAGGCACATTGGTATTGGATTGGAGTAGGAGCTTTAATtggatatattttattattcaatttccTTTACACTTTAGCCCTAAAATATCTTGATC CATTTGGGAAGCCTCAGGCAACACTATCAAAAGAGGTGTTAGCTGAGCAAAATGCTAATAGAACTGGAGAGTTTAGTAAATCATCAACAAGTGGAAAGAGCTATCTGG AAAGAGGGAATGAGAGCCATAAAAGTATCTCATCCAGGACACTATCTGCAAGAGTTGACAGTTTCAATGATGCAAATCAGAACAAGAAAAGGGGAATAGTTCTCCCATTCCAACCCCTTTCTATTGCTTTCAATGAAATCAAATATGCTGTAGACATGCCAAAG GAAATGCAAGCTCAAGGTATTCCTGAAGATCGCTTAGAACTTCTGAAGGGTATCAGTGGTGCTTTCAGGCCAGGAGTCCTAACAGCTCTTATAGGTATTAGTGGTGCGGGCAAGACGACACTTATGGATGTTTTAGCTGGAAGAAAAACAGATGGTTACATTGAGGGAAGCATCTTCATATCTGGGTATCCAAAGAAGCAAGAGACTTTTGCTCGCATATCAGGATACTGTGAACAGACAGATATCCACTCTCCACATGTTACAGTCTATGAGTCATTGCTTTATTCTGCTTGGCTTCGACTACCCCCTGAGGTTAATTCTCATACAAGAAAG ATGTTCATTGAGGAAATTATGGAGCTTGTGGAGCTGACCTCTTTAAGAGAAGCACTTGTAGGATTGCCTGGTGTCAATGGTCTTTCAACTGAGCAGCGCAAGAGGCTGACAATTGCAATTGAACTTGTTGCCAACCCATCTATAATTTTCATGGATGAGCCAACCTCTGGCCTCGATGCCAGGGCAGCTGCCATAGTTATGAGAACAGTTAGGAACACAGTAGATACTGGGCGAACGGTGGTGTGCACGATACACCAGCCAAGCATTGACATATTTGACGCGTTTGATGAG TTACTTTTATTGCAAAGGGGAGGTGAAGAAATTTATGCAGGTCCAATAGGCCGCCATTCTTGCCATCTGATCAAGTATTTTGAG GACATCAAAGGAGTTCCTAAGATTAAGGATGGTTACAATCCTGCAACTTGGATGCTGGAGATTACTTCAGCAGCCCAGGAAGCTGCTCTTGGGATTAACTTTGCTGATGTTTACAAGAACTCAGAACTATACAG GAAAAGCAAAGCTTTTATCAAGGAACTAAGCACACCTCAACCAGGTTCAAAGGAATTGTACTTCCTATCTCATTACTCGCAGCCTTTCTTAACCCAATGTATGGCTTGCCTATGGAAGCAGCATTGGTCATATTGGAGAAACCCGTCATATACTGCAGTGAAACTCTTGTTCACAACTGTAATAGCTTTGATGTTCGGGACTATTTTCTGGGATCTGGGTTGCAAAAG AAGAAGGCAACAGGATATCTTTAACGCAATAGGTTCTATGTATGTCGCACTTATCTTCATAGGAGTACAGAATGCTGTATCTGTGCAGCCAGTTGTGGCTATCGAGAGAACAGTTTTCTACCGAGAAAGGGCAGCTGGAATGTATTCTGCATTGCCATATGCCTTTGGACAG GTTATGATTGAGCTGCCATACGTTTTTATCCAGACTATTATATATGGGGTCATAGTTTATGCCATGATTGGATTTGATTGGACATTGAGCAAGTTCTTTTGGTATATCTTCTTCATGTACTTCACCTTCTTATACTTCAGTTTCTATGGGATGATGACTACAGCTATTACACCCGACCACAACATTGCTGCAGTAGTTGCATCTGCTTTCTATGCATTGTGGAACCTTTTCTCAGGATTTATTATCCCTCTACCG AGGATTCCTGTCTGGTGGAAATGGTACTATTGGTCTTGCCCACTAGCTTGGACCTTATATGGATTGGTTGCTTCACAATTTGGAGATTTTAAGGACATGTTAGAGACTGGTGAACCTCTGGATCTTTTCTTGAGGAGATATTTTGGGTTTAGACATGATTTTGTTAGAATTGCTGCAGTTGTCACTATTGGAATCTCTGTGCTCTTTGCATTCATCTTTGCTTTAGCTATCAAATCACTTAATTTCCAAAAAAGATAA
- the LOC110611990 gene encoding pleiotropic drug resistance protein 1 isoform X2 — protein MELKMQLRIFTQILGLEGCADTMVGDEMIRGISGGEKKRVTTGEMLVGPARALFMDDISTGLDSSTTFQIVNSLRQSIHILSGTALVSLLQPAPETYDLFDDIILLSDGQIVYQGPRENVLEFFEHMGFKCPERKGVADFLQEVTSRKDQEQYWALKDLPYSYVSVKEFAEAFQSFHVGRKLGDELATPFDKSKCHPAALTTKKYGISKKELLKACFSRELLLMKRNSFIYIFKMTQLVIMALISVTVFLRTEMHRETLTDGGIYLGALFFAIVTLMFNGFTELALTIMKLPVFYKQRDLLFYPSWAYALPTWILKIPVTFVEVAIWVIITYYVIGFDPNIERFFKQYLILLCTNQMASGLFRLMAALGRNIIVANTVGSFALLVVLVLGGFVISRDNINKWWLWGYWISPLTYVQNAISVNEFLGKNWRHVPFLSTEPLGVGLLKSRGIFLEAHWYWIGVGALIGYILLFNFLYTLALKYLDPFGKPQATLSKEVLAEQNANRTGEFSKSSTSGKSYLDAERGNESHKSISSRTLSARVDSFNDANQNKKRGIVLPFQPLSIAFNEIKYAVDMPKEMQAQGIPEDRLELLKGISGAFRPGVLTALIGISGAGKTTLMDVLAGRKTDGYIEGSIFISGYPKKQETFARISGYCEQTDIHSPHVTVYESLLYSAWLRLPPEVNSHTRKMFIEEIMELVELTSLREALVGLPGVNGLSTEQRKRLTIAIELVANPSIIFMDEPTSGLDARAAAIVMRTVRNTVDTGRTVVCTIHQPSIDIFDAFDELLLLQRGGEEIYAGPIGRHSCHLIKYFEDIKGVPKIKDGYNPATWMLEITSAAQEAALGINFADVYKNSELYRKSKAFIKELSTPQPGSKELYFLSHYSQPFLTQCMACLWKQHWSYWRNPSYTAVKLLFTTVIALMFGTIFWDLGCKRRRQQDIFNAIGSMYVALIFIGVQNAVSVQPVVAIERTVFYRERAAGMYSALPYAFGQVMIELPYVFIQTIIYGVIVYAMIGFDWTLSKFFWYIFFMYFTFLYFSFYGMMTTAITPDHNIAAVVASAFYALWNLFSGFIIPLPRIPVWWKWYYWSCPLAWTLYGLVASQFGDFKDMLETGEPLDLFLRRYFGFRHDFVRIAAVVTIGISVLFAFIFALAIKSLNFQKR, from the exons ATGGAATTGAAAATGCAATTGAGGATTTTTACGCAGATTTTAGGACTGGAAGGATGTGCTGATACAATGGTTGGCGATGAAATGATTCGGGGGATCTCTGGCGGAGAGAAGAAGCGAGTCACAACAG GTGAGATGCTGGTTGGACCAGCAAGAGCGCTTTTCATGGATGATATATCAACTGGTTTGGATAGTTCAACAACTTTTCAAATTGTCAACTCACTCAGGCAATCAATCCACATTCTCAGTGGAACTGCACTTGTCTCTCTTCTCCAGCCAGCACCAGAAACATATGATCTTTTTGATGATATAATTCTCCTGTCTGATGGACAAATTGTGTACCAAGGTCCACGAGAAAATGTGCTTGAGTTCTTTGAACACATGGGATTCAAATGTCCCGAGAGGAAAGGAGTTGCTGACTTCTTGCAAGAA GTAACGTCAAGGAAAGACCAAGAGCAGTACTGGGCGCTTAAAGATTTGCCTTATAGCTATGTTTCTGTGAAGGAATTTGCTGAAGCATTTCAATCATTTCACGTTGGGCGAAAACTAGGTGATGAACTTGCTACACCATTTGATAAGTCTAAATGCCATCCTGCTGCTCTAACAACTAAGAAGTACGGTATCAGCAAGAAGGAGCTCCTGAAAGCATGCTTTTCAAGAGAACTTCTACTCATGAAGAGGAACTCattcatatatattttcaaaatgacCCAA cTTGTTATTATGGCTCTCATATCCGTTACAGTATTTCTGAGAACGGAAATGCACCGCGAAACATTAACAGATGGAGGGATCTATCTTGGTGCTCTTTTCTTCGCAATTGTTACGCTTATGTTCAATGGGTTCACAGAGCTTGCACTGACCATCATGAAACTCCCTGTCTTCTACAAGCAAAGAGATCTCCTATTTTACCCTTCATGGGCATATGCTCTACCCACATGGATTCTCAAAATTCCCGTCACCTTTGTCGAAGTTGCCATATGGGTGatcataacttattatgttaTAGGTTTTGATCCAAATATTGAAAG GTTTTTCAAACAGTATTTGATACTCCTATGTACAAACCAGATGGCATCAGGTCTATTTCGTTTGATGGCAGCACTAGGAAGAAATATAATTGTGGCTAACACAGTTGGATCCTTCGCATTACTTGTAGTATTGGTTTTGGGTGGGTTCGTCATATCACGAG ATAACATCAATAAATGGTGGTTATGGGGTTATTGGATCTCACCTTTGACGTATGTGCAAAATGCTATCTCAGTGAATGAATTTCTTGGGAAGAATTGGAGACAT GTTCCTTTCCTCTCTACAGAGCCATTAGGAGTTGGCTTGTTGAAATCTCGTGGAATTTTCCTTGAGGCACATTGGTATTGGATTGGAGTAGGAGCTTTAATtggatatattttattattcaatttccTTTACACTTTAGCCCTAAAATATCTTGATC CATTTGGGAAGCCTCAGGCAACACTATCAAAAGAGGTGTTAGCTGAGCAAAATGCTAATAGAACTGGAGAGTTTAGTAAATCATCAACAAGTGGAAAGAGCTATCTG GATGCAGAAAGAGGGAATGAGAGCCATAAAAGTATCTCATCCAGGACACTATCTGCAAGAGTTGACAGTTTCAATGATGCAAATCAGAACAAGAAAAGGGGAATAGTTCTCCCATTCCAACCCCTTTCTATTGCTTTCAATGAAATCAAATATGCTGTAGACATGCCAAAG GAAATGCAAGCTCAAGGTATTCCTGAAGATCGCTTAGAACTTCTGAAGGGTATCAGTGGTGCTTTCAGGCCAGGAGTCCTAACAGCTCTTATAGGTATTAGTGGTGCGGGCAAGACGACACTTATGGATGTTTTAGCTGGAAGAAAAACAGATGGTTACATTGAGGGAAGCATCTTCATATCTGGGTATCCAAAGAAGCAAGAGACTTTTGCTCGCATATCAGGATACTGTGAACAGACAGATATCCACTCTCCACATGTTACAGTCTATGAGTCATTGCTTTATTCTGCTTGGCTTCGACTACCCCCTGAGGTTAATTCTCATACAAGAAAG ATGTTCATTGAGGAAATTATGGAGCTTGTGGAGCTGACCTCTTTAAGAGAAGCACTTGTAGGATTGCCTGGTGTCAATGGTCTTTCAACTGAGCAGCGCAAGAGGCTGACAATTGCAATTGAACTTGTTGCCAACCCATCTATAATTTTCATGGATGAGCCAACCTCTGGCCTCGATGCCAGGGCAGCTGCCATAGTTATGAGAACAGTTAGGAACACAGTAGATACTGGGCGAACGGTGGTGTGCACGATACACCAGCCAAGCATTGACATATTTGACGCGTTTGATGAG TTACTTTTATTGCAAAGGGGAGGTGAAGAAATTTATGCAGGTCCAATAGGCCGCCATTCTTGCCATCTGATCAAGTATTTTGAG GACATCAAAGGAGTTCCTAAGATTAAGGATGGTTACAATCCTGCAACTTGGATGCTGGAGATTACTTCAGCAGCCCAGGAAGCTGCTCTTGGGATTAACTTTGCTGATGTTTACAAGAACTCAGAACTATACAG GAAAAGCAAAGCTTTTATCAAGGAACTAAGCACACCTCAACCAGGTTCAAAGGAATTGTACTTCCTATCTCATTACTCGCAGCCTTTCTTAACCCAATGTATGGCTTGCCTATGGAAGCAGCATTGGTCATATTGGAGAAACCCGTCATATACTGCAGTGAAACTCTTGTTCACAACTGTAATAGCTTTGATGTTCGGGACTATTTTCTGGGATCTGGGTTGCAAAAG AAGAAGGCAACAGGATATCTTTAACGCAATAGGTTCTATGTATGTCGCACTTATCTTCATAGGAGTACAGAATGCTGTATCTGTGCAGCCAGTTGTGGCTATCGAGAGAACAGTTTTCTACCGAGAAAGGGCAGCTGGAATGTATTCTGCATTGCCATATGCCTTTGGACAG GTTATGATTGAGCTGCCATACGTTTTTATCCAGACTATTATATATGGGGTCATAGTTTATGCCATGATTGGATTTGATTGGACATTGAGCAAGTTCTTTTGGTATATCTTCTTCATGTACTTCACCTTCTTATACTTCAGTTTCTATGGGATGATGACTACAGCTATTACACCCGACCACAACATTGCTGCAGTAGTTGCATCTGCTTTCTATGCATTGTGGAACCTTTTCTCAGGATTTATTATCCCTCTACCG AGGATTCCTGTCTGGTGGAAATGGTACTATTGGTCTTGCCCACTAGCTTGGACCTTATATGGATTGGTTGCTTCACAATTTGGAGATTTTAAGGACATGTTAGAGACTGGTGAACCTCTGGATCTTTTCTTGAGGAGATATTTTGGGTTTAGACATGATTTTGTTAGAATTGCTGCAGTTGTCACTATTGGAATCTCTGTGCTCTTTGCATTCATCTTTGCTTTAGCTATCAAATCACTTAATTTCCAAAAAAGATAA